aacatcatttgcataaacaacaccaagacattcatgtttcatttgcatttaatatctttctacgatttcatcataccaagttctcaacctgaggatttaagcacatacttgtcaaattttctcattcaccacacttaccaatatgtcaccttcgttttaggcattcttctcattcacttaagattcacccgttgaacacatcggaatataattcgaatacgcggattttatgaacgtaagtgccatacccgcagctagacaaactcaatagcctgtggaacttatgtagccaagctaccatgtaacccgcccataagtgaactcggactcaactcaacgagttcggatgcctagttacatctcacgaactcggactcaactcaacgagttcggaactcaagtatcctagtgacatgtcacttgtattctaatctattcctaaggttcaaacgggctttttcctcgatctcacatctttgccgtcttccacgaaatatcggaaccgatactcgatgatagttcatactcatcaagtaattcacataattacatattattcaacaataaccacaaaacataacatttcatgataataataagcatcatatcatataaacaatattaaattgctcaaaatgacaattatgttactacatttacacatgaacttacctcaatacaaaatattagcaatcgagcccattcttcgtaaactttgtttttcccttgatcgcgacttgaatctcgtttctcttgatctataatgccaaattaatcttatttaatacatacattcatcaaaacagcatttaatacgaactttggaaaaattacatttttgcccctaaacttttgcataattacacttttgcgcctaggctcgagaattaaacttcaccccttattcttatgttttatgacatgatgatcatttttcccttctatggaaacatcaaattcacactctaacatgtacttatgactattaggtatttttaccgattaagccattttactcgtttttgcttaaaaccgagtagcacaagttgtctaacataatttaaaacctcatattctatcataaaacaccaaaatacacaaatttcacctataggtatttttccaaatatgaaccctaggttgaattattgctagcctAAGTTAATTCGAAGCTACGGATTTCaaaacataaaatcattaaaagcgggcatgaaatcacttactatgaagcttgaaagttgaagaaaccctagctatggcgaGAGGTAAAATTCGGCGgcaacaatatggagaagatgatcattttgtgttatttttcctattttatttcatttaatatacaaatgaccaaaatgcccctattactaaactttccaaaaattccatccatgcccaatttttgtccatagacttagaaattggtcaaatttctatttaagacctcctcattaatattccaaagcaatttcatactaaaaactcctagaatgcaaattttgcaaattatttgatttagtccctaatttcaatttaagcactttaggcataggatttcatcacgaaattttcacacaatcatgcaatcatatcataaacatcaatataattataaaataattatttctatctcggatttgtgctcataaaatcactattctgattaggccctaattcgggatattacattggCTCTACCAACTTTTACTGTAGATTTTAGGTCATTTTcgtgtttaattaaaaaaatgagtcattttgataattaattaaattttttgggttatttttataaaaaatcccTTTTTTCTTCATGAAAAGTTTATATGAAAAATTTTCCACAACTTTTTCATCTAAGGGTccgtttgtttacatgtaaaaggTTTTACAAAAGCATTTTCCTGTGTTTGTTTCATCTAAGGGTTCGTTTGtttgtacttaattttttttcttaaagtaactCTTATATCTGTATCTCTGATTAGATATAGTAGCATTAGAAGCGATTTAGGAGGCACCCACAGATAGCCGTTTATCTGGTACCATCAATAGTGACCATCTGACTGATCATTCATGACCTGCCACCTGCACGCCTCACACCACTTGCAAGGGGAGCCACATTGCTTTTGGTCACTCGATACAGATTGTCCATGGGGACCACTAGAAGATAACAACCTCGTACTATCTTTATACAAGAAATGTCAAAGCAATACCCCATAGTACTATACTTGACGACAACTAACATATAACAAACTTGCCACCTAGCCCACCAACGAGCAAGCCACTATTCATACTGTCAATGACATGACACTACTAGATAAGAGGGTCTTCCCTTATATATACCCCAAGACATAGATGTATGATGGATCTTTTCTCATTTTCTCACTTCAGCCTTTCACATGTTTACTTAGCCTTTTCTTACTTTCTCCTTGTTGGAAAAATATGTTTGAAAACAATGTTTAGAAGCACAatggaaatttaaaattttctttaaaaaatctagccgttgtgatatttatagcaataaactctttacccgaattatatttatgttttcaAATTAGGCAGACTTAGTCGTTCTTAACTTTCGACCACTTGATCTTCTCTACTGATGGTTACAAAACTAATTATAAATATGAcaacctatcgaacaatagtatagctatgatGAGTAAGGAATATCtatccatgaggactaaaagtactagtaattacagtttttctattatttagccaacAATTTGGGGTGATatgttttaatctaaatttactaaactaatttaactaagaacgcAATAAAGAATGAATCAAAGAAATAGTAGAATattaaccaatgagatagacaatatcTAGGAAAgattccacctagacttcacctattattatcAATCTGagttaaacgatttattcacttgtggttTTGAttcgtaaaaatccctaaattatgttaatatctctttcgcgAGTTAAGAACAATTGACTCTTAGTTAATtagttgaaatctctttctaattaaaacccttattgccgcattaactcgatctatggattcccctattagatttgactttaatcTTATAGGTTTATATCGTTCTATTTCTAGAATTGCATGCAActtcactcaattatgctagatctactattaaacagggacttttcctcACTGAagtaagcacattaaacatgaattaatttcccgaaaattttaaaataagaaataagcatacataattgagaacaagaatcaaatatttatcgcataaaaacaaaaattaaataaaagaattcatcataagtttcatcctccctaggtatctagggaattagttcataattctgaatgaaaacatctcaaagtcagaaTAATCACAAGACATaaaaaactcaataaaacttcgaaagaaattaaaaggagagTCTTCGATCTTGATAGAGACCCATTTCTGAGTTGATTGCGATGCTGTTCTTCGAGTGTTTTCTTCGATCTTCTCTGATTGCCCTCTTATGTCTTCTTCTAatgggtatttatagactttagaatgcttagaaagCTTAAAAATTAGGTTTTTCCTCATATTTGGGAAGTAGGATGTGAAATCGACACGggatggcacatgggcgtgtgtccagccTGTGTGGCTCCTGAAAACAACTCTATTTGTCCAATTTTGGCTTGTT
Above is a genomic segment from Gossypium arboreum isolate Shixiya-1 chromosome 8, ASM2569848v2, whole genome shotgun sequence containing:
- the LOC128279384 gene encoding uncharacterized protein LOC128279384, whose translation is MAVRTVHASAEFSFRLQDRAKKFQCRKMKPCIPIFFPAMCKESIWERKERKTSQNWTNRVVFRSHTGWTHAHVPSRVDFTSYFPNMRKNLIFKLSKHSKVYKYPLEEDIRGQSEKIEENTRRTASQSTQKWVSIKIEDSPFNFFRSFIEFFMSCDYSDFEMFSFRIMN